In the genome of Acidimicrobiales bacterium, one region contains:
- a CDS encoding glycosyltransferase family A protein: MPTRTSIRTIEACLASIRAQTEEVEIIVVDNSSDDGTREAAESVADTVITAGPERSAQRNLGAAASSGRYVVFIDSDMVLDPEIAAEVAVEFERSPRAGALVLPEVSFGSGFWARCKILEKELYLGDPRVEAARAFRREAFDHAGGYDTTLTGPEDWDLPDRLRAAGWEIGRIRAVVRHDEGRLRLAETFRKKRYYGRTVVPYLARHGRVGAHKAARTALLRRPGRFVRRPATSFGLLGLKAVELGGLVVGMTEARRGPVERGAGPGPEDPGPAGPATTA; this comes from the coding sequence GTGCCCACCCGGACCTCGATACGGACCATCGAGGCCTGCCTCGCGAGCATCCGGGCGCAGACGGAGGAGGTCGAGATCATCGTCGTGGACAACTCCTCGGACGACGGGACGAGAGAGGCGGCCGAGAGCGTCGCCGACACCGTGATCACGGCGGGGCCCGAACGCAGCGCGCAGCGGAACCTCGGTGCGGCTGCCTCGTCGGGCCGCTACGTGGTCTTCATCGACAGCGACATGGTGCTTGACCCGGAAATCGCCGCCGAGGTCGCCGTCGAGTTCGAGCGTTCCCCCCGTGCCGGCGCGCTGGTCCTCCCCGAGGTTTCGTTCGGGAGCGGCTTTTGGGCGCGGTGCAAGATCCTGGAAAAGGAGCTGTACCTGGGAGACCCCCGCGTGGAGGCGGCGCGGGCGTTCCGCCGTGAGGCCTTTGACCACGCAGGTGGGTACGACACGACGCTGACGGGGCCCGAGGACTGGGACCTCCCCGACCGACTGCGCGCCGCTGGATGGGAGATCGGGCGGATCCGGGCCGTCGTCCGCCACGACGAGGGCCGATTGCGCCTGGCCGAGACCTTCCGCAAGAAGCGCTACTACGGCCGCACGGTGGTGCCATATCTGGCTCGGCACGGTCGCGTCGGAGCGCATAAGGCGGCGAGGACGGCGCTGCTCCGCCGACCGGGGCGCTTCGTCCGCCGGCCGGCGACGTCGTTCGGCCTGCTCGGGCTAAAGGCCGTCGAGCTGGGCGGGTTGGTCGTCGGGATGACGGAGGCCCGGCGCGGCCCGGTTGAGAGAGGCGCCGGCCCCGGACCCGAGGACCCCGGTCCCGCTGGTCCTGCGACTACCGCTTGA
- a CDS encoding class I SAM-dependent methyltransferase — protein MTSRIPQLLGRAVALSRHLDGAVIDLGCGEGGTLAAFFTVERDQRDQRDERAPLGLELSSTRAAIARRRGFAVVLGNAMRLPLRPGSVALAISRHVIEHVDNDLGAAVEIARTMVSGGVLYLETPLRLPWAWYPYRNQSGSWVLDPTHVREYVSAGQLTAVLEAAGLECRAVEVGPIRFPIGQLALRVPGASRALGRLAPRVRDLASPALAVPRYREIRVLAVKR, from the coding sequence GTGACGAGCCGGATCCCCCAACTGCTCGGCCGGGCCGTTGCCCTGTCACGGCACCTCGATGGCGCCGTGATCGACCTCGGCTGCGGCGAGGGAGGCACCCTCGCCGCGTTCTTCACAGTCGAGCGGGACCAGCGGGACCAGCGGGACGAACGGGCGCCGCTGGGGCTGGAGCTCTCGAGCACCCGGGCCGCCATCGCCCGCCGGAGGGGCTTCGCGGTGGTGCTGGGCAACGCGATGCGCCTGCCACTTCGGCCCGGCTCGGTGGCCCTTGCGATCTCCCGCCACGTCATCGAGCACGTAGACAACGACCTCGGCGCGGCCGTGGAGATCGCGCGAACCATGGTGTCGGGCGGCGTTCTCTACCTGGAGACCCCGCTGCGTCTGCCGTGGGCGTGGTACCCGTACCGCAACCAGTCCGGATCATGGGTGCTCGACCCTACCCACGTCCGCGAGTACGTCAGCGCCGGCCAGCTGACGGCCGTCCTCGAAGCGGCCGGCCTGGAGTGCAGGGCGGTGGAGGTCGGACCCATCCGCTTCCCGATCGGCCAGCTCGCCCTGCGGGTCCCGGGGGCGAGCCGGGCTCTGGGCCGCCTCGCGCCGCGCGTCCGCGACCTGGCGTCGCCGGCACTGGCCGTCCCCCGCTACCGGGAGATCCGCGTCCTGGCCGTCAAGCGGTAG
- a CDS encoding ATP-binding protein: MSERNTGNRPLVTLPEAAAYLNVPTDIVRGLLDAQFLEATDEGPDGPLLALVDVKAFLARNAENGAGNLVVTEPDSADPEALLAALDGRSEEMARRAFDIFGAVFPEAQGWSLRQQARFVEQAKGRFEAILAVTGQGAEVDEALVDDLQDVGAAAAWDGSPLPQLLVVLRISRDLVVQTAVELAEERGGHWGLALSLLLTRVLPAMDRLTDALAQGYWAAVIKRQQEARARYEHVVEHSSDGIYEVDLEGRLKYANPSLAVILGVPPEQLEGAELSSVMAAEPPSAAALPESATDAPVRSEITIVRPDGVRRILDRRVTPRVDDGELVGYQCVVSDVTAAHDVESEKNEFMSLVTSDLRGPMGTILSLASSLESAGDDVTAERVRRLGSSIRGQAERVSRLADDLSDISRLESNTFRLSPSPVELGPLVETALARLGHPEGVAVQVPPGIPVVADARRLEQVVANLVDNALQHGSAPVQVTVESVADGMLELSVTDAGPGVPAGLVPTLFSRVRTLGRENRDRSRGTGLGLSLVRSLVEAMGGRIWYETAPSGGASFRFTLPVPRRRRGDEPVTL; this comes from the coding sequence ATGTCCGAGCGAAACACCGGAAACCGTCCACTTGTCACGCTGCCCGAGGCGGCGGCCTACCTGAACGTCCCCACGGACATCGTGCGGGGGCTCCTCGACGCGCAGTTCCTCGAGGCCACCGACGAGGGCCCGGACGGGCCGCTGCTGGCGCTGGTCGACGTCAAGGCGTTCCTGGCCCGCAACGCCGAGAACGGCGCCGGCAACCTCGTCGTCACCGAGCCCGACAGCGCCGACCCCGAGGCCCTCCTCGCCGCCCTCGACGGCCGCTCCGAGGAGATGGCCCGGCGGGCGTTCGACATCTTCGGTGCCGTGTTCCCCGAGGCCCAGGGCTGGTCGCTGCGCCAGCAGGCCCGGTTCGTGGAGCAGGCCAAGGGCCGGTTCGAGGCCATCCTGGCCGTCACCGGGCAGGGCGCCGAGGTGGACGAGGCCCTCGTCGACGACCTCCAGGACGTCGGCGCCGCCGCCGCCTGGGACGGGTCGCCGCTGCCCCAGCTGCTGGTGGTGCTGCGCATCTCCCGCGACCTCGTCGTGCAGACGGCGGTCGAGCTGGCCGAGGAGCGGGGTGGCCACTGGGGGCTCGCCCTCTCCCTGCTCCTGACCCGGGTCCTGCCGGCCATGGACCGGCTCACCGACGCCCTGGCCCAGGGGTACTGGGCGGCGGTCATCAAGCGCCAGCAGGAGGCCCGGGCCCGGTACGAGCACGTCGTCGAGCACTCGTCCGACGGCATCTACGAGGTCGACCTCGAGGGCCGCCTGAAGTACGCCAACCCGTCGCTGGCCGTGATCCTCGGCGTCCCGCCCGAGCAGCTGGAGGGGGCCGAGCTGTCGTCGGTGATGGCGGCGGAGCCGCCGTCGGCCGCCGCCCTGCCCGAGTCGGCCACCGACGCGCCGGTGCGATCGGAGATCACGATCGTGCGCCCCGACGGCGTCCGCCGCATCCTCGACCGGCGGGTGACCCCCCGGGTTGACGACGGCGAGCTGGTCGGTTACCAGTGCGTGGTGAGCGACGTCACCGCCGCCCACGACGTCGAGAGCGAGAAGAACGAGTTCATGTCCCTGGTCACCAGCGACCTGCGGGGCCCCATGGGCACGATCCTCTCCCTGGCCTCGTCGCTGGAGTCGGCGGGCGACGACGTGACCGCCGAGCGCGTCCGCCGCCTGGGGTCGTCCATCCGCGGGCAGGCGGAGCGGGTGTCGCGGCTGGCCGACGACCTGTCCGACATCAGCCGACTGGAGTCCAACACCTTCCGGCTCAGCCCCAGCCCGGTGGAGCTCGGTCCCCTGGTGGAGACGGCTCTGGCCAGGCTCGGGCACCCCGAAGGGGTCGCCGTCCAGGTGCCGCCCGGGATCCCGGTGGTGGCCGACGCCCGGCGGCTCGAGCAGGTGGTGGCCAACCTGGTCGACAACGCCCTCCAGCACGGCTCGGCGCCCGTGCAGGTGACCGTCGAGTCGGTGGCCGACGGCATGCTGGAGCTGTCGGTGACCGACGCCGGCCCCGGCGTGCCGGCGGGGCTGGTGCCCACGCTGTTCAGCCGGGTGCGGACCCTCGGGCGCGAGAACCGCGACCGTTCCCGGGGGACGGGGCTCGGGCTTTCGCTCGTGCGCAGCCTGGTCGAAGCCATGGGCGGGCGGATCTGGTACGAGACGGCGCCCTCGGGCGGGGCCTCGTTCCGGTTCACCCTC
- a CDS encoding FxsA family protein produces MAPVLFALFLVVPFVELFVILQVGQAIGALNTVAALVLVSVVGAWLVKREGLGVVRRVQERVARGAVPGRELVDGALILFAGALLLTPGFVTDLVAILLLLPPVRAAVRASATRYLRRRADIRTFGPGRHF; encoded by the coding sequence GTGGCCCCGGTGCTGTTCGCGCTGTTCCTGGTGGTCCCCTTCGTGGAGCTGTTCGTGATCCTCCAGGTGGGCCAGGCCATCGGTGCTTTGAACACGGTCGCCGCGCTGGTCCTGGTCAGCGTGGTCGGCGCCTGGCTGGTGAAGCGGGAGGGGCTGGGCGTCGTGCGCCGGGTGCAGGAGCGGGTCGCCCGGGGCGCCGTGCCGGGCCGCGAGCTGGTCGACGGGGCGCTGATCCTCTTCGCCGGCGCCCTCCTGCTGACGCCGGGGTTCGTCACCGACCTGGTCGCTATCCTCCTCCTCCTGCCCCCCGTCCGCGCCGCCGTGCGGGCGTCGGCCACCCGCTATCTCCGCCGGCGGGCCGACATCCGGACGTTCGGTCCCGGCCGCCACTTCTGA